The following proteins come from a genomic window of Nocardioides albertanoniae:
- a CDS encoding cytochrome ubiquinol oxidase subunit I, with amino-acid sequence MSTAVLTDLLPLATTLEPEGLLPARQQMALSLGWHIVLACFGVAFPAMIFVAHWRGIARGDAVALGLAQRWAKVSAVLFAIGAVSGTVLSFEMGLLWPGLMGEFGDVLGLPFALEGLSFFVEAIFLGIYLYGWGRMPPRQHLLMVIPMAIAGVVGTFCVISVNAWMNAPSGFRIIDGEVTDIDPWAAMFNGIVVLQFAQGLPQASPIASPQRLQR; translated from the coding sequence ATGAGCACAGCTGTGTTGACGGACCTGCTGCCATTGGCCACGACCCTGGAACCTGAGGGTCTCCTTCCCGCGCGCCAGCAGATGGCGCTCTCGCTGGGATGGCACATCGTCCTAGCTTGTTTCGGGGTCGCGTTCCCAGCGATGATCTTCGTCGCGCACTGGCGCGGGATCGCGCGCGGGGACGCGGTAGCTCTCGGCCTCGCCCAGCGCTGGGCGAAAGTGTCGGCGGTGCTCTTCGCGATCGGCGCGGTCTCCGGCACGGTGCTGAGCTTCGAGATGGGTTTGTTGTGGCCGGGGCTGATGGGTGAATTCGGCGATGTGCTCGGGTTGCCGTTCGCGCTCGAGGGCCTTTCGTTCTTCGTCGAGGCGATCTTCCTCGGGATCTACCTCTATGGTTGGGGCAGGATGCCGCCACGTCAACACCTGCTGATGGTGATACCGATGGCGATCGCCGGTGTGGTCGGCACATTCTGCGTGATCTCGGTCAATGCCTGGATGAACGCACCTAGTGGTTTTCGCATCATCGATGGAGAGGTCACAGACATCGACCCGTGGGCAGCGATGTTCAACGGCATCGTCGTCCTCCAGTTCGCCCAAGGACTACCCCAAGCTTCGCCAATCGCGTCGCCGCAGCGGCTCCAAAGGTGA
- a CDS encoding helix-turn-helix domain-containing protein: MAIGHEGSLLKAARVARGLTQETLARRSGTSQPSLSAYERGTKSPTLAVLERILRCLDFELALNERIIFHQIEVAGPGRSTALVPNRLWRLSPERCFAPLWVWHGRDHKVFSLGDRDKRAAGYAWLLRYGDETQLFEHLDAALLVDVWPDLVDGLPPEICEAWWPLIGWTKDQAIEELILADAQAWGQDYRRRTATRAKRLRVFRRLAEYGLDPDQIRALMRHW; this comes from the coding sequence ATGGCCATCGGCCACGAGGGCTCGCTGTTGAAGGCCGCTCGCGTTGCTCGCGGGCTGACCCAAGAGACGCTCGCGCGCCGAAGCGGAACGTCACAGCCATCGCTGTCGGCCTACGAACGTGGCACGAAGTCGCCCACCCTGGCGGTCCTGGAGCGGATCTTGCGCTGCCTCGACTTCGAGCTCGCTCTAAACGAGCGGATCATCTTCCACCAGATCGAGGTCGCTGGGCCCGGGCGATCCACGGCCCTGGTGCCGAACCGGCTGTGGCGGTTGTCGCCCGAGCGGTGCTTCGCGCCGCTATGGGTATGGCACGGTCGCGATCACAAGGTGTTCTCCCTGGGTGACCGCGACAAGCGGGCTGCTGGTTATGCCTGGCTGTTGCGCTACGGCGACGAAACGCAGCTCTTCGAGCACCTCGACGCTGCACTTCTGGTCGACGTATGGCCCGATCTGGTTGACGGCCTGCCTCCGGAGATTTGCGAGGCGTGGTGGCCGTTGATCGGCTGGACCAAGGATCAAGCCATCGAGGAGCTGATCCTCGCCGACGCTCAGGCATGGGGGCAGGACTACCGACGCCGAACCGCGACCCGCGCGAAGAGGCTGCGGGTGTTCCGGCGGCTGGCCGAATACGGGTTGGACCCCGATCAGATCCGAGCGCTGATGCGGCACTGGTGA
- the mobF gene encoding MobF family relaxase: MTIHKLAAGSGYEYLTRQVAAGDSTELGSTALADYYEAEGEAPGQWVGAGLAAFAGDGIGSGDVVTAGQMGHLFGAGEHPVAGRPLGRRTRSDGVAGFDLTFSPVKSVSALWAVAPPEIARAIEQAHDAAVHDALAYVEHDVLFTREGTDGVRQVETRGLIAAAFRHRDSRAGDPDLHTHVAVANKVQAKHSGRWLTVYGRVLFQHTVAISETYNTALEYRLGEALGVTFTERANPRERRPVREAVGVSARLCRLWSRRARDIDRRENDLVTAFVVEHGRPPTEPERLRLVQQANLETRAPKHEPRAEADQRRLWRRQASEFLGSESTLDAMIRTALDVSRSDRGPRSGGPMEAHLIRAMAVAVITELETRRATWQSWHLRAEAERQVRMAGSGRVAADDLPALVDDVVVAAVGMSVPLTPDDDPVLLRADLREPGGLRRSDGTSVYRHTGADHYTSQRILQAEQLLVDAAGLGSDFAFSPEEIDIVLAASTVAGVRLNDGQRALVHALAGGHRVRLALAPAGSGKTTAVEVLAAVWTANGYDAIGLAPSAAAAKVLQDATGLPCETLAKIDDEILTHNHAGRDHRNGLSTRIGPETLVVIDEAGMADTLTLDRVVTFCLSRGAMIRLLGDDQQLSAVGAGGVLRDIAHRHGADRLEEVVRFIDPGEAAASLDLRDGDRAAIGFYLDHDRVHTGDEDTTMAEVLAAWQHDREHGLDALMLAPTRDMVATLNQLARTQRLGGVDPRTQVELADGNQASVGDTIITRHNQRRLAVSGTDWVKNGDRWTITRVRRGTLTVRHATTGLTAVLPADYVADHVELGYASTVHTAQGLTTDVVHGIVDGREDRQMLYTMLTRGRLENHVHVVLEPVDPVDADREQCTLPGIEEQLTAIQVLDEVVARDGAAVSATTTLRRGRSWSTQLHDASVRYGDAVTTGAQRVLGSGWEEAIEAAGVGPLPWLPSVPAGLARDESWGPYLAARARHVEVTADGFLNHAHGADAPTAMKNGKRPAWIARYADVLGDLHDTVALWRAAHDVPEDDPRPTGPAVNDPIAARFQRHLLRQLTVRHSDSVRRWHELIIHRTGTPAQDDHTRGEAIELARMLDTLHRRGHDASGLLDRALASRALPESHAIAALTYRIRKLTPHDPLQSRRESAGHASPSAFGL, translated from the coding sequence ATGACGATCCACAAGCTGGCCGCGGGCTCGGGGTATGAGTACCTGACCCGGCAGGTGGCGGCTGGCGACTCCACCGAGCTCGGCAGCACCGCGTTGGCTGACTACTACGAAGCCGAGGGCGAGGCACCTGGCCAGTGGGTCGGGGCAGGGCTCGCCGCGTTCGCCGGAGACGGGATCGGCTCGGGCGATGTGGTGACGGCCGGGCAGATGGGGCACCTGTTCGGTGCCGGGGAGCATCCGGTCGCTGGGCGGCCGTTGGGTCGGCGGACACGGTCGGATGGAGTGGCTGGGTTCGACCTGACCTTCAGTCCGGTGAAGTCGGTTTCGGCGCTGTGGGCGGTCGCGCCACCCGAGATTGCGCGGGCGATCGAGCAGGCCCACGATGCCGCTGTCCACGACGCGTTGGCCTATGTCGAGCACGACGTGCTGTTCACCCGGGAAGGGACCGATGGGGTCCGGCAGGTCGAGACCCGGGGTCTGATCGCGGCGGCGTTCCGTCACCGGGACTCGCGTGCCGGCGACCCGGACCTCCACACTCATGTGGCTGTCGCGAACAAGGTGCAGGCGAAACACTCGGGTCGATGGCTGACGGTCTACGGGCGTGTGTTGTTTCAGCACACGGTGGCGATCTCGGAGACGTACAACACCGCGCTCGAGTATCGGCTCGGTGAAGCGCTCGGTGTCACGTTCACTGAGCGTGCGAATCCTCGAGAGCGGCGCCCGGTCCGCGAGGCCGTGGGTGTCTCCGCCCGTCTGTGTCGCTTGTGGTCGCGGCGAGCCAGGGACATCGACCGCCGCGAGAACGACCTGGTGACCGCGTTCGTCGTCGAGCACGGTCGGCCGCCGACCGAGCCGGAACGGCTCCGGCTGGTGCAGCAGGCCAATCTCGAGACGCGTGCCCCCAAGCACGAACCGCGCGCCGAGGCCGATCAGCGACGACTTTGGCGCCGCCAGGCATCGGAGTTCCTGGGGAGCGAGTCGACCCTCGATGCGATGATCCGTACGGCGCTGGACGTGTCTCGGTCGGATCGCGGTCCGCGCTCTGGCGGACCCATGGAAGCGCATCTGATCCGGGCAATGGCGGTCGCCGTGATCACCGAGCTCGAAACCCGTCGAGCGACCTGGCAGAGCTGGCACCTACGGGCCGAGGCCGAACGCCAAGTACGAATGGCGGGATCTGGCAGGGTCGCCGCCGACGACTTACCCGCCCTGGTTGATGATGTTGTGGTCGCGGCCGTGGGGATGTCGGTGCCTCTCACACCCGATGATGATCCCGTCCTTCTGAGGGCCGATCTTCGCGAGCCGGGTGGCCTGCGGCGCTCAGACGGAACCAGTGTCTACCGGCACACCGGTGCTGATCACTACACCAGTCAGCGGATCCTTCAAGCCGAACAGCTGCTGGTCGACGCGGCCGGGTTGGGTAGCGACTTCGCGTTCTCTCCGGAGGAGATCGACATCGTCCTGGCGGCCAGCACGGTCGCCGGGGTGCGGCTCAATGACGGGCAACGTGCGCTGGTGCATGCGCTGGCCGGCGGCCACCGGGTCCGGCTCGCCCTAGCGCCTGCGGGGTCGGGGAAGACCACCGCGGTCGAGGTCTTGGCTGCGGTGTGGACGGCCAACGGCTATGACGCGATCGGGCTGGCCCCGTCCGCGGCCGCCGCGAAGGTACTCCAGGACGCCACTGGCCTGCCGTGCGAGACCCTCGCCAAGATCGACGACGAGATCCTCACCCACAACCACGCCGGTCGAGACCATCGCAACGGACTGAGCACCCGCATCGGGCCCGAGACCCTGGTCGTGATCGACGAGGCAGGGATGGCCGACACCCTGACCCTCGACCGCGTGGTCACCTTCTGCCTCTCACGCGGTGCCATGATCCGGCTCTTGGGCGATGACCAGCAACTCTCAGCGGTCGGTGCCGGTGGTGTGCTGCGGGATATCGCCCACCGGCACGGTGCCGACCGGCTCGAGGAGGTCGTACGCTTCATCGATCCCGGCGAGGCCGCAGCCTCCCTCGACCTTCGCGACGGCGACCGGGCCGCGATCGGGTTCTACCTCGACCACGACCGCGTCCACACCGGCGACGAGGACACGACGATGGCCGAGGTCCTCGCCGCCTGGCAACACGACCGAGAGCATGGCCTGGACGCACTCATGCTGGCGCCCACACGAGACATGGTCGCCACCCTCAACCAACTGGCACGCACCCAGCGTCTCGGCGGCGTCGACCCGCGGACCCAGGTCGAGCTGGCCGATGGCAACCAGGCATCCGTCGGCGACACGATCATCACCCGCCACAACCAGCGGCGTCTCGCGGTTTCTGGCACCGACTGGGTCAAGAACGGTGACCGCTGGACCATCACCCGCGTCCGCCGTGGCACATTGACCGTCCGCCACGCCACCACCGGCCTGACCGCGGTGCTGCCCGCTGACTATGTGGCCGACCATGTCGAGCTCGGCTACGCCTCGACCGTCCACACCGCCCAAGGCCTCACCACCGACGTCGTCCACGGGATCGTCGATGGCCGCGAGGACCGGCAGATGCTGTACACGATGCTGACCCGCGGCCGGCTTGAGAACCATGTCCATGTGGTGCTCGAACCGGTCGATCCGGTCGATGCCGATCGGGAGCAGTGCACGCTGCCAGGGATAGAGGAGCAGCTGACCGCGATCCAGGTCCTCGACGAGGTGGTGGCTCGTGACGGGGCTGCGGTCTCGGCCACCACCACGCTCCGCCGCGGTCGCAGCTGGTCCACCCAGCTCCACGACGCCTCCGTACGTTATGGCGACGCGGTCACCACCGGAGCACAACGGGTGCTCGGAAGCGGTTGGGAGGAAGCCATCGAGGCGGCGGGCGTGGGCCCGCTCCCCTGGCTCCCGTCAGTTCCCGCTGGCCTCGCGCGCGACGAGTCGTGGGGTCCCTACCTCGCCGCGCGCGCCCGGCACGTCGAGGTGACCGCAGACGGCTTCCTCAACCACGCACATGGCGCCGACGCACCGACTGCGATGAAGAACGGGAAGCGTCCCGCCTGGATCGCCCGGTATGCCGATGTCCTCGGCGACCTCCACGACACCGTGGCGCTGTGGCGGGCTGCCCACGACGTGCCGGAGGACGATCCGCGCCCGACCGGGCCAGCCGTCAACGACCCGATCGCCGCTCGTTTCCAACGCCACCTGTTACGGCAGCTCACCGTTCGCCACAGCGACTCGGTCCGCCGCTGGCACGAACTGATCATCCACCGGACAGGAACCCCAGCCCAGGACGACCACACCAGAGGCGAGGCCATCGAACTCGCCCGCATGCTCGACACACTCCATCGCCGCGGCCACGACGCCAGCGGACTGCTCGACCGTGCCCTCGCCAGCCGTGCTCTGCCCGAGAGCCATGCCATCGCCGCCCTGACCTACCGCATCCGCAAACTCACCCCACACGACCCGCTTCAGTCACGACGCGAGTCAGCCGGGCACGCTAGCCCCTCGGCATTCGGCCTGTGA
- a CDS encoding helix-turn-helix transcriptional regulator, producing MDTNHNAHDNPDAYDAHAATAPFGDVLTLSELCAHLHVPIQTLYDLRSQGRGPRGFRVGRELRFRAGEIEAWLASLEEEDAQRHRPDAEAG from the coding sequence ACCCCGACGCCTACGACGCCCACGCCGCGACTGCGCCGTTCGGAGACGTGCTCACCCTCTCCGAACTCTGCGCCCACCTCCACGTCCCCATCCAGACCCTCTACGACCTGCGCTCCCAGGGCCGCGGGCCGCGGGGATTCCGAGTCGGCCGCGAACTTCGGTTCCGGGCGGGCGAGATCGAGGCTTGGCTGGCCAGCCTGGAGGAGGAGGACGCCCAACGTCATCGTCCCGACGCGGAGGCCGGCTGA
- a CDS encoding site-specific integrase, producing the protein MTRPRIDIGTYGTITTRRKGEKTIAETRVRDADGRVRQVRVSRETAPQARRELKKRLLRRPGFGHAGDLRPDAPFTTLVERWDADLETKELADGTKDHYRDQVRLYIMPAFEHFTLAELTTGRVEALLNAQEADSPSRARKTRTVLNLLFGYALRHDAINRNPVQGTSRLRAVKNKPKALTLEQVSKIREAAANWRTQPGLPGPKPDGQVRDIIEILLGTAMRPGEVLALRPCDITDGPAGMIAAVTGTVVQRKKKGTFRQERPKTDSSNRLVPVPEFAAAVIRRRLRGVPTERTIFAGRTGGPLVPPNVRRTFREFLVDAGLGDSGISLRWYRRTGATVIARGMDSDAAATFLGHTSSAITEGFYIEVDTTIDRTPASHMERTFRWESPDGTLLTLPPAPGEDDVIARVEQEVDDGDAAA; encoded by the coding sequence ATGACTCGACCGCGCATCGACATCGGCACCTACGGCACGATCACCACTCGCCGTAAGGGTGAGAAGACGATCGCTGAGACCCGGGTGCGCGATGCCGACGGCAGGGTCCGGCAGGTTCGGGTCAGCCGAGAGACAGCACCGCAGGCACGGCGTGAACTCAAGAAGCGACTGCTACGCCGCCCCGGATTCGGTCACGCCGGCGACCTGCGCCCCGACGCGCCGTTCACCACCCTCGTCGAACGCTGGGACGCTGACCTGGAGACCAAGGAGCTGGCCGACGGCACCAAGGACCACTACCGCGACCAAGTCCGCCTGTACATCATGCCCGCGTTCGAGCACTTCACCCTCGCCGAACTCACCACAGGCCGAGTGGAGGCGCTACTCAATGCCCAGGAGGCCGACTCGCCCTCCCGCGCCCGCAAGACCCGCACTGTGCTCAACCTGCTCTTCGGCTACGCACTGCGCCACGACGCGATCAACCGCAACCCCGTCCAGGGCACCTCACGGCTGCGAGCGGTGAAGAACAAGCCGAAGGCGCTCACCCTCGAACAGGTCAGCAAGATCCGCGAGGCCGCCGCCAACTGGCGCACCCAGCCCGGGCTGCCGGGCCCGAAACCCGACGGCCAGGTCCGAGACATCATCGAGATCCTGCTCGGCACCGCGATGCGCCCGGGCGAGGTGCTGGCCCTGCGCCCCTGCGACATCACCGACGGCCCGGCCGGGATGATCGCCGCGGTCACAGGCACCGTGGTGCAGCGTAAGAAGAAAGGCACCTTCCGCCAGGAACGCCCCAAGACCGACTCCTCGAACCGGCTCGTCCCGGTCCCGGAGTTCGCTGCTGCGGTGATCCGCCGCCGGCTGCGCGGCGTCCCAACTGAGCGCACCATCTTCGCCGGCCGCACCGGTGGCCCGCTGGTCCCGCCCAACGTACGCCGCACCTTCCGCGAGTTTCTGGTCGACGCGGGCTTGGGTGACTCCGGGATCAGCCTGCGCTGGTACCGCCGCACCGGAGCAACTGTCATCGCCCGTGGCATGGACAGTGATGCGGCAGCCACGTTCCTGGGCCACACCTCATCGGCGATCACCGAAGGCTTCTACATCGAGGTCGACACCACCATCGACCGGACCCCAGCCTCCCACATGGAGCGCACCTTCCGCTGGGAGAGCCCCGACGGCACCCTGCTCACCCTCCCGCCCGCCCCCGGGGAGGACGACGTCATCGCGCGGGTCGAGCAGGAGGTTGATGACGGTGACGCCGCCGCGTGA